The Coffea arabica cultivar ET-39 chromosome 3c, Coffea Arabica ET-39 HiFi, whole genome shotgun sequence genome contains a region encoding:
- the LOC113734489 gene encoding uncharacterized protein isoform X2: MEIDSTAISPSSETLDLDSLQSQILELREILRSCNEDYEMGPSEVKELFQDQALEVQSNMDQIMADTSDINSLSLEGLAELSDHLKNELRSVESENAKIENELNELSRRYVEDSCQLESEVEGLSSFLDSIDKQRRDGDLQVDYSTNGKDQANRLKACDGSNIEILELSHQIEKSKSTLKSLQDLDYQVKIFEVVEKIEDALSGLKVLEFEGNSVRLSLTTYIPNMDNMICLQKVELSVEPSEQNHELLIEVVDGTLELKNAEIFPNDVYIGEIVDVAKSFRQLYSPLPLLDNLSSLEWFLRRVQDRIVICTLRRFVVKCANKSRHSFEYLDRDEMIVAHMVGGIDAFIRLAQGWPIASAPLNLLTLKSSSNYSKEISLSFLCKVVDVANSLDEHLRYDISSFADGIEEILLQQMRTEGQPGDTMEK; this comes from the exons atggaaatagATTCAACTGCAATCTCTCCTTCATCAGAAACCCTTGATCTCGATTCCCTTCAAAG TCAAATTTTGGAGCTTAGAGAAATCCTGAGGAGTTGTAATGAAGATTACGAAATGGGCCCTTCAGAAGTGAAGGAGTTATTCCAAGATCAAGCTCTCGAAGTCCAG AGCAATATGGATCAAATTATGGCTGATACTTCGGATATTAACTCACTATCCCTTGAAGGTTTAG CGGAACTTTCGGATCATTTGAAGAATGAGCTAAGGTCAGTGGAGAGTGAGAATGCAAAAATCGAGAATGAACTCAATGAGCTTTCAAGGAGATATGTTGAAG ACTCTTGTCAACTTGAATCTGAGGTTGAAGGTTTAAGCAGCTTCTTGGATTCTATTGACAAACAG AGAAGAGATGGGGACTTGCAGGTTGATTACTCTACAAATGGCAAGGATCAAGCCAATAGGTTAAAGGCATGCGATGGCTCTAATATTGAG ATTCTGGAACTAAGTCATCAGATTGAGAAGAGCAAAAGCACTTTGAAGTCGTTGCAGGATCTTGACTATCAAGTTAAAAT ATTTGAGGTTGTAGAAAAGATTGAGGATGCATTATCAGGTCTCAAAGTACTTGAATTCGAAGGGAACTCCGTAAGATTGTCCTTGACAACATACATCCCAAACATGGATAATATGATATGCCTGCAAAAAGTAGAACTTTCTGTGGAACCATCAGAACAGAATCATGAATTGCTTATAGAAGTTGTTGATGGGACCTTGGAGCTAAAGAATGCTGAG ATTTTCCCAAATGATGTGTATATTGGTGAAATTGTTGATGTTGCAAAATCTTTCAG GCAACTTTATTCACCTTTGCCGTTACTGGATAATTTGTCTTCTCTGGAGTGGTTTCTCAGAAGAGTCCAAGATCGAATAGTTATTTGCACTCTCAGGCGCTTTGTAGTGAAGTGTGCAAATAAGTCAAG GCACTCTTTTGAATACTTGGACAGAGATGAAATGATAGTGGCTCACATGGTTGGTGGAATTGATGCTTTCATAAGGCTGGCTCAGGGTTGGCCCATAGCTAGTGCTCCTTTGAATCTATTGACGCTTAAGAGCTCGAGTAACTACTCTAAGGAAATTTCTCTGAGCTTCCTTTGCAAAGTTGTG
- the LOC113734489 gene encoding uncharacterized protein isoform X1 yields the protein MEIDSTAISPSSETLDLDSLQSQILELREILRSCNEDYEMGPSEVKELFQDQALEVQSNMDQIMADTSDINSLSLEGLAELSDHLKNELRSVESENAKIENELNELSRRYVEDSCQLESEVEGLSSFLDSIDKQGIQRRDGDLQVDYSTNGKDQANRLKACDGSNIEILELSHQIEKSKSTLKSLQDLDYQVKIFEVVEKIEDALSGLKVLEFEGNSVRLSLTTYIPNMDNMICLQKVELSVEPSEQNHELLIEVVDGTLELKNAEIFPNDVYIGEIVDVAKSFRQLYSPLPLLDNLSSLEWFLRRVQDRIVICTLRRFVVKCANKSRHSFEYLDRDEMIVAHMVGGIDAFIRLAQGWPIASAPLNLLTLKSSSNYSKEISLSFLCKVVDVANSLDEHLRYDISSFADGIEEILLQQMRTEGQPGDTMEK from the exons atggaaatagATTCAACTGCAATCTCTCCTTCATCAGAAACCCTTGATCTCGATTCCCTTCAAAG TCAAATTTTGGAGCTTAGAGAAATCCTGAGGAGTTGTAATGAAGATTACGAAATGGGCCCTTCAGAAGTGAAGGAGTTATTCCAAGATCAAGCTCTCGAAGTCCAG AGCAATATGGATCAAATTATGGCTGATACTTCGGATATTAACTCACTATCCCTTGAAGGTTTAG CGGAACTTTCGGATCATTTGAAGAATGAGCTAAGGTCAGTGGAGAGTGAGAATGCAAAAATCGAGAATGAACTCAATGAGCTTTCAAGGAGATATGTTGAAG ACTCTTGTCAACTTGAATCTGAGGTTGAAGGTTTAAGCAGCTTCTTGGATTCTATTGACAAACAG GGCATCCAGAGAAGAGATGGGGACTTGCAGGTTGATTACTCTACAAATGGCAAGGATCAAGCCAATAGGTTAAAGGCATGCGATGGCTCTAATATTGAG ATTCTGGAACTAAGTCATCAGATTGAGAAGAGCAAAAGCACTTTGAAGTCGTTGCAGGATCTTGACTATCAAGTTAAAAT ATTTGAGGTTGTAGAAAAGATTGAGGATGCATTATCAGGTCTCAAAGTACTTGAATTCGAAGGGAACTCCGTAAGATTGTCCTTGACAACATACATCCCAAACATGGATAATATGATATGCCTGCAAAAAGTAGAACTTTCTGTGGAACCATCAGAACAGAATCATGAATTGCTTATAGAAGTTGTTGATGGGACCTTGGAGCTAAAGAATGCTGAG ATTTTCCCAAATGATGTGTATATTGGTGAAATTGTTGATGTTGCAAAATCTTTCAG GCAACTTTATTCACCTTTGCCGTTACTGGATAATTTGTCTTCTCTGGAGTGGTTTCTCAGAAGAGTCCAAGATCGAATAGTTATTTGCACTCTCAGGCGCTTTGTAGTGAAGTGTGCAAATAAGTCAAG GCACTCTTTTGAATACTTGGACAGAGATGAAATGATAGTGGCTCACATGGTTGGTGGAATTGATGCTTTCATAAGGCTGGCTCAGGGTTGGCCCATAGCTAGTGCTCCTTTGAATCTATTGACGCTTAAGAGCTCGAGTAACTACTCTAAGGAAATTTCTCTGAGCTTCCTTTGCAAAGTTGTG